The proteins below come from a single Megachile rotundata isolate GNS110a unplaced genomic scaffold, iyMegRotu1 scaffold0229, whole genome shotgun sequence genomic window:
- the LOC143266321 gene encoding uncharacterized protein LOC143266321, with amino-acid sequence MASPSDATKVKGRGGSAAQKRKTAMDVESTPKRKDDRQMDNGSAVADLNITLYPSGHKGPAYVSLNLKKQEKKVRNSQHLLNVARIVSAAGVGAEEIKPQGYGRFEVKFKTAELANNFTSSRLPEIKKLNPMIPRFRVQRRGLIRQISVDHDLQDLIAKSDSPCKIINARRLNRRQLNCESKQVEWVPSETVLLTFEGTVLPDSIKVYNLVVVPVEVYVEPPRTCFNCFRYGHSSKHCRSAQVCRFCGSADHCKEECPDKDEVKCLHCKGDHKTFDQSCKEFQIQQLISKQMAFSNVNFWEARDFVSRGFQSSSQVSKAPPLTIEHFPPLQAASQSSVMSLKSFGGQQRPAPLSAWSNSNSSSGSTTSSEGSVPLNTSVTHKTTTSINNDCISDCISTLSPVKRNIKVSSLNNACFKSEVSSAPSTSSPIVSNSKTDLTTSPRSSFGKALSCSPLNVSLSQQISTQMRTSSMTSLSPSSSVKSVNSLKQYKANPKKK; translated from the coding sequence ATGGCGTCCCCAAGCGACGCCACTAAAGTAAAGGGCAGGGGTGGTAGTGCTGCCCAAAAAAGGAAAACTGCAATGGATGTTGAATCTACGCCGAAAAGGAAAGACGATAGGCAGATGGATAATGGCTCTGCTGTTGCTGATTTGAATATTACGCTATACCCGTCTGGACATAAGGGACCTGCTTATGTCTCTTTAAATCTCAAAAAGCAAGAAAAGAAGGTCAGGAATTCTCAACATTTACTCAATGTTGCAAGAATTGTCAGTGCAGCTGGTGTAGGTGCTGAGGAAATTAAGCCTCAGGGTTACGGAAGGTTCGAGGTGAAATTTAAGACTGCTGAACTTGCCAACAATTTTACTTCCAGTAGGCTTCCTGAGATCAAGAAGCTCAACCCAATGATCCCAAGATTCAGGGTTCAAAGGAGGGGTCTTATCAGACAGATTAGTGTAGATCATGACTTACAGGATCTAATAGCTAAGTCTGATTCTccctgtaaaattataaatgctaGAAGGTTGAATAGAAGGCAACTTAATTGTGAATCTAAACAAGTGGAGTGGGTCCCTTCAGAAACTGTCTTACTTACATTTGAGGGAACGGTGCTTCCGGATTCTATCAAAGTCTACAATCTGGTGGTTGTGCCAGTTGAAGTTTACGTGGAGCCACCGAGAACGTGTTTTAACTGTTTCCGGTATGGTCACTCCAGCAAACATTGCAGGAGTGCTCAAGTCTGCAGGTTTTGCGGTTCTGCTGATCACTGTAAGGAAGAATGCCCCGACAAGGATGAAGTTAAGTGTCTTCACTGCAAGGGGGATCACAAAACCTTTGATCAATCTTGTAAAGAGTTCCAAATTCAACAACTTATCTCCAAGCAAATGGCTTTTTCAAATGTGAATTTCTGGGAGGCTCGGGACTTTGTCTCCAGAGGTTTTCAATCCTCAAGTCAAGTTTCCAAGGCCCCCCCTCTAACAATAGAACACTTTCCACCTCTTCAAGCTGCCTCTCAGAGCAGCGTTATGTCTCTAAAGTCCTTTGGAGGTCAGCAAAGGCCTGCTCCTCTTTCAGCTTGGAGTAATTCTAACTCTTCTAGTGGTAGTACTACTTCTTCTGAAGGAAGTGTGCCATTGAATACTTCTGTAACGCATAAGACTACTACATCAATTAACAATGATTGTATAAGTGATTGTATATCTACATTATCACCGGTTAAAAGAAACATTAAGGTTTCGAGTCTGAACAACGCTTGCTTCAAAAGTGAAGTCTCTTCTGCTCCATCCACCTCTTCTCCAATTGTTTCCAATTCTAAAACTGATCTCACCACTTCTCCTCGTTCATCCTTTGGCAAAGCACTCTCTTGCAGTCCCCTAAACGTTTCCTTATCTCAACAGATTTCTACTCAAATGAGAACTTCCTCTATGACTTCTCTTTCACCTTCCTCCTCTGTTAAAAGTGTTAATTCTCTTAAACAATATAAAGCCAATCCTAAAAAGAAGTAG
- the LOC143263917 gene encoding NPC intracellular cholesterol transporter 1 homolog 1b isoform X1: MNRRGGTYIVALLSLALYQAFTLTNAEEKYACIWYGDCGVSGNVHLTCAYDGPPQLINNLTAQQRLRAKCPQYFENTDPNGPALCCDADNIDNLVTQLNMAEGIFGRCPTCVKNFYKLICDLSCSPEQSRFLRVTKTEENSEGKEYVREIEIYIDEQYMNDTFDSCKGVVNPTSGVLAMDLACGEHGASRCTPKLWYEYQGDPDANTFISFRMIYKHSPNGSLELWNKTAKACNESYDDSLACSCVDCPAACPFLQLLELDSGFLIFGYSGYGIVAGILAILFVASATAAYVISQRTSHFVTDVPEKKQAKNDDERERSVERHRAKWYFLPWTKFHDAFHVFFAAWGKAFAKYPVVVLFASSYVLLGLSYGIQYLTITSDPIEIWAAPTSRARLEKDYFDSHFQPFYRTEQIYVKSVGLNKVVHNTSSGVLEFGPVFNKEFLLAVYDLQNKVLRLGQEDGEGLERICYAPVRSDFTGPVTLDLCTVQSVWGYFQNDLDRFNQTVQFDSYEINYLDQLYACAQNPFNPGCLAPYKGPVLPALAYGGFLRENEFNYDSNDYIEATGLILSFLVKNSLNESVLESTHKWEQRFIDFMKEWNANERPEFMDVAYTTEKSIQDELERSSKAETSTVLYSYVVMFVYVAFALSKLKYSIKEYLANSKMMISIGGVVIVIASVASSIGVFGYIGVPTSLLTIEVIPFLVLAVGVDNIFILVQTHERNPKRTQESIPDHIGRIMAKVGPSMLLTSTSECLCFLIGTLSSMPAVNTFSLYASLSIFINFLLQMTAFVSLMALDEQRFENNLSDLFCCVKTNKQDTTEDEDFGLVHAIFQRFYTPCLMKTPVRITVLVVFFVALVAHLVLVPNISIGLDQKLSMPEDSYVLKYFQFMEDLLSMGAPVYFVVTPGLNYSRRNVQNVICGGQGCNTDSLYTQIHSASKQPDTSYLSKSSSSWIDDYIDWSGIDGCCKFFRNNQSFCPHTKDTCDPCDVGFDGSRPNEYSFRKYLPYFLQDIPDETCAKAGRASYLDGINLYVDEHGLTDVGDSYFMGYHTPMKKSSDWYESLKSSRTIADNITRMINENRLTDQSITVFPYSVFYVYYEQYLTIWRETLSSLGLSLCIIFLTTTLFTGFSLFSAITVVLTVFMIVVNIGGLMYWWNIELNAVSLVNLVMASGISVEFSSHMIHSYLKSTSSTRIERVSEILNKMGSSVFSGITLTKIIGILVLAFSKTQIIQVFYFRMYLGIVIFGAVHGLIFLPVLLSFIGPENA; encoded by the exons ATGAATCGCCGCGGTGGAACGTATATCGTCGCGTTGTTGTCGCTCGCGCTCTACCAAGCGTTTACGTTGACGAATGCCGAGGAAAAATACGCTTGCATATGGTACGGAGACTGTGGTGTATCGGGCAACGTGCATCTAACGTGCGCTTACGACGGCCCACCTCAGCTCATCAACAATTTGACAGCGCAACAGCGTTTGCGCGCTAAATGTCCGCAATATTTCGAAAATACGG ATCCGAACGGACCGGCATTGTGTTGCGACGCCGATAATATTGACAATTTAGTTACGCAATTGAACATGGCCGAAGGTATCTTTGGCAGATGCCCAACGTGcgtaaaaaatttctataaactgaTATGCGATTTAAGCTGTAGCCCCGAACAGAGTCGATTTCTGCGAGTGACGAAGACCGAGGAAAATTCGGAAGGCAAAGAATACGTGAGAGAAATCGAG ATATATATCGATGAACAGTACATGAACGATACTTTCGATTCCTGCAAGGGTGTCGTTAATCCAACGAGCGGCGTGTTAGCCATGGATTTGGCTTGCGGTGAGCACGGAGCCAGTCGATGTACGCCAAAATT GTGGTACGAGTATCAAGGCGATCCCGACGCTAACACGTTCATAAGTTTTCGAATGATTTACAAGCATTCCCCGAACGGCTCGCTGGAATTGTGGAACAAGACGGCGAAAGCGTGCAACGAATCGTACGAC GATTCGTTAGCGTGCAGCTGCGTCGATTGTCCTGCGGCCTGCCCCTTCCTCCAGTTATTGGAACTCGATTCTGGTTTCCTCATTTTCGGATACAGCGGTTACGGAATAGTAGCGGGAATTCTGGCTATCCTTTTCGTCGCATCCGCGACAGCAGCTTATGTAATTTCGCAAAGAACATCGCATTTCG TTACAGACGTTCCCGAGAAGAAGCAGGCAAAGAACGACGACGAACGAGAGCGATCGGTCGAGCGACATCGGGCAAAATGGTACTTTCTTCCCTGGACAAAATTTCACGACGCGTTTCACGTATTTTTTGCTGCTTGGGGAAAAG CGTTCGCGAAATATCCGGTCGTTGTATTATTCGCGTCTTCGTACGTGTTGCTGGGATTGAGCTACGGAATCCAGTACCTGACTATAACGAGCGATCCGATCGAAATTTGGGCGGCGCCAACCAGCAGAGCCAGGCTCGAAAAAGATTACTTCGACTCGCATTTTCAACCTTTCTATAGAACCGAACAGATTTACGTGAAATCCGTCGGACTGAACAAG GTAGTTCACAACACGTCGAGCGGTGTCCTCGAATTCGGCCCAGTCTTTAACAAGGAATTTTTACTGGCAGTCTACGATCTGCAAAACAAGGTGCTTCGA CTTGGACAAGAGGACGGAGAAGGCTTGGAGCGTATATGTTACGCTCCGGTTCGAAGCGACTTTACCGGACCCGTTACTCTCGACTTGTGCACGGTCCAAAGCGTGTGGGGATATTTTCAAAACGATCTCGATCGTTTCAACCAAACGGTTCAGTTCGATTCCTACGAAATCAATTATTTGGATCAACTGTACGCGTGCGCCCA GAATCCGTTCAATCCCGGATGTTTGGCGCCGTACAAGGGACCTGTTCTGCCCGCGTTAGCCTACGGAGGATTTCTCCGAGAAAACGAATTCAACTACGACTCGAACGATTACATCGAAGCGACGGGACTGATATTATCGTTTCTGGTGAAAAACTCGCTAAACGAATCGGTGCTCGAATCGACGCACAAATGGGAACAACG ATTCATCGATTTCATGAAAGAATGGAACGCGAACGAACGGCCGGAATTTATGGACGTAGCCTATACCACGGAAAAGTCGATACAAGACGAGTTGGAACGATCGTCGAAGGCCGAAACGTCGACGGTGCTTTACAGCTACGTCGTCATGTTCGTTTACGTCGCGTTCGCGCTCAGCAAGCTGAAATATTCTATCAAAGAATATCTC GCCAACAGTAAAATGATGATCAGCATCGGCGGAGTGGTGATAGTAATAGCCTCCGTAGCTTCTTCCATCGGCGTGTTCGGCTACATCGGAGTACCCACCAGCCTGCTTACGATCGAG GTAATCCCGTTCTTGGTATTGGCCGTGGGAGTggacaatatatttattttggttCAAACTCACGAAAGAAATCCGAAACGTACCCAAGAATCGATACCTGATCATATCGGAAGAATCATGGCAAAAGTTGGCCCATCGATGTTGCTTACCAGTACTTCCGAATGCCTCTGTTTCCTGATCG GAACGTTGTCCTCGATGCCGGCGGTAAACACTTTTTCCCTCTACGCCTCCTTgtcaattttcataaatttccttCTACAAATGACGGCTTTCGTTAGTCTGATGGCACTGGACGAGCAACGATTCGAG AACAATCTTTCGGATTTGTTTTGCTGCGTGAAAACGAATAAACAGGATACCACCGAAGACGAGGACTTTGGATTGGTGCACGCGATATTTCAGCGATTTTATACGCCGTGCCTGATGAAAACGCCGGTTAGAATAACCGTATTGGTCGTATTCTTTGTCGCTCTCGTCGCACACCTCGTGCTCGTACCAAACATATCTATCGGTTTGGATCAAAAGCTCTCGATGCCCGAAGATTCTTAcgtcttaaaatattttcag TTTATGGAAGATCTATTGTCGATGGGTGCGCCCGTCTACTTCGTGGTCACTCCTGGTCTCAACTATAGCCGCAGGAACGTTCAAAACGTAATTTGCGGCGGTCAAGGATGCAACACCGATTCCCTTTATACGCAGATCCATTCGGCATCCAAACAACCCGACAC ATCGTACTTGTCGAAATCCTCTTCGTCTTGGATAGACGATTACATAGATTGGTCAGGGATCGACGGTTGCTGTAAATTCTTCCGGAACAATCAGTCCTTTTGTCCGCATACGAAAG ATACTTGCGATCCATGCGACGTCGGTTTCGACGGTTCTCGACCGAACGAATACAGTTTCCGCAAATATTTGCCGTACTTCCTGCAAGACATTCCGGACGAGACTTGCGCGAAAGCTGGACGAGCCTCCTACCTGGAC GGAATTAATTTGTACGTCGATGAACACGGGCTAACGGATGTCGGCGACAGCTATTTCATGGGATATCATACTCCGATGAAAAAGTCGAGCGATTGGTACGAATCGCTGAAATCGTCTCGAACGATCGCCGACAACATTACGAGGATGATAAACGAGAATCGATTAACCGACCAGAGCATAACCGTGTTTCCATACAG CGTCTTTTACGTATATTACGAGCAATACCTGACAATTTGGCGAGAAACGTTATCCTCCTTGGGTCTGTCTCTCTGCATCATTTTCCTGACGACCACCCTTTTCACGGGATTCTCGCTGTTTTCGGCGATAACGGTGGTGCTCACGGTATTCATGATCGTCGTAAACATAGGTGGTCTCATGTATTGGTGGAACATCGAACTGAACGCGGTGTCTCTCGTCAATTTGGTAATG GCATCCGGCATATCGGTGGAGTTTTCCAGTCACATGATACATTCTTACTTGAAATCTACGTCGAGTACTAGAATCGAGCGTGTGTCCGAAATCCTGAATAAAATGGGAAGTTCG GTTTTCTCCGGTATCACGTTGACGAAAATTATCGGAATTCTGGTATTGGCATTCTCCAAAACTCAAATCATCCAAGTCTTTTATTTCAGGATGTATTTGGGTATCGTGATTTTTGGCGCTGTTCATGGCTTAATATTTCTGCCCGTCTTGCTAAGTTTCATAG GTCCTGAGAATGCGTGA
- the LOC143266325 gene encoding uncharacterized protein LOC143266325 → MANEDRDVFFSPQKSGNQQQGSNPFEVSNIDRVGIRVPPFWSSNPLLWFHQLESQFALNNITVDSTKYFYVTSFLDIKCLQEVEDIIQNPPATGKYEKIKEELIRRLSRSQEQRIQQLLEHEEIGDRTPSQFLRHLRNLAGDIKVPENFLRTIWMNRLPASMRTILATQMDASLEKMAELADKVNEITPIGKCAAVSTDTRFELLCEQMARLTQQVAELAKHSNSTHPGRSTFRGRKKWRNYGRSSSRGRNSSRSPSPSQPGVCWYHRRFGDRSTRCTIPCTYPQRQQQHQGNETDRP, encoded by the coding sequence ATGGCTAATGAAGATAGAGACGTTTTCTTCAGCCCGCAAAAGAGTGGAAATCAGCAGCAAGGATCAAACCCCTTTGAGGTGTCGAACATCGACCGTGTGGGTATACGTGTCCCACCTTTTTGGTCCAGTAACCCGCTGCTCTGGTTTCATCAATTGGAATCACAATTCGCACTCAACAACATAACTGTGGATTCCACAaagtacttttatgtcacgTCGTTCCTTGATATTAAGTGCTTGCAAGAAGTCGAGGATATTATACAAAATCCTCCTGCCACtggtaaatatgaaaaaatcaAGGAGGAGCTAATACGGAGGTTATCCAGATCGCAGGAGCAACGGATTCAGCAGCTCCTGGAACATGAAGAAATTGGCGATAGGACACCTTCGCAATTTTTACGCCATCTCCGCAACCTGGCTGGGGATATTAAAGTGCCGGAAAATTTCCTGAGGACGATCTGGATGAATCGACTGCCAGCATCAATGCGGACCATCCTTGCCACGCAGATGGATGCATCTCTCGAGAAGATGGCGGAATTGGCCGATAAGGTCAATGAAATCACGCCTATCGGGAAATGTGCTGCTGTGTCCACGGACACCCGATTCGAGCTATTGTGCGAGCAGATGGCGCGTTTAACACAGCAAGTTGCGGAGCTTGCGAAGCACAGCAATTCCACGCATCCAGGGAGATCCACTTTCCGCGGACGGAAAAAGTGGCGCAACTACGGCCGCAGCTCCAGCCGAGGCAGAAACAGCAGCCGCAGCCCCAGCCCGTCGCAGCCAGGTGTATGCTGGTACCATCGCAGGTTCGGGGACAGGTCAACAAGGTGCACCATCCCCTGCACCTACCCGCAACGTCAACAGCAACACCAGGGAAACGAGACCGATCGACCTTAG
- the LOC143263917 gene encoding NPC intracellular cholesterol transporter 1 homolog 1b isoform X2: MNRRGGTYIVALLSLALYQAFTLTNAEEKYACIWYGDCGVSGNVHLTCAYDGPPQLINNLTAQQRLRAKCPQYFENTDPNGPALCCDADNIDNLVTQLNMAEGIFGRCPTCVKNFYKLICDLSCSPEQSRFLRVTKTEENSEGKEYVREIEIYIDEQYMNDTFDSCKGVVNPTSGVLAMDLACGEHGASRCTPKLWYEYQGDPDANTFISFRMIYKHSPNGSLELWNKTAKACNESYDDSLACSCVDCPAACPFLQLLELDSGFLIFGYSGYGIVAGILAILFVASATAAYVISQRTSHFDVPEKKQAKNDDERERSVERHRAKWYFLPWTKFHDAFHVFFAAWGKAFAKYPVVVLFASSYVLLGLSYGIQYLTITSDPIEIWAAPTSRARLEKDYFDSHFQPFYRTEQIYVKSVGLNKVVHNTSSGVLEFGPVFNKEFLLAVYDLQNKVLRLGQEDGEGLERICYAPVRSDFTGPVTLDLCTVQSVWGYFQNDLDRFNQTVQFDSYEINYLDQLYACAQNPFNPGCLAPYKGPVLPALAYGGFLRENEFNYDSNDYIEATGLILSFLVKNSLNESVLESTHKWEQRFIDFMKEWNANERPEFMDVAYTTEKSIQDELERSSKAETSTVLYSYVVMFVYVAFALSKLKYSIKEYLANSKMMISIGGVVIVIASVASSIGVFGYIGVPTSLLTIEVIPFLVLAVGVDNIFILVQTHERNPKRTQESIPDHIGRIMAKVGPSMLLTSTSECLCFLIGTLSSMPAVNTFSLYASLSIFINFLLQMTAFVSLMALDEQRFENNLSDLFCCVKTNKQDTTEDEDFGLVHAIFQRFYTPCLMKTPVRITVLVVFFVALVAHLVLVPNISIGLDQKLSMPEDSYVLKYFQFMEDLLSMGAPVYFVVTPGLNYSRRNVQNVICGGQGCNTDSLYTQIHSASKQPDTSYLSKSSSSWIDDYIDWSGIDGCCKFFRNNQSFCPHTKDTCDPCDVGFDGSRPNEYSFRKYLPYFLQDIPDETCAKAGRASYLDGINLYVDEHGLTDVGDSYFMGYHTPMKKSSDWYESLKSSRTIADNITRMINENRLTDQSITVFPYSVFYVYYEQYLTIWRETLSSLGLSLCIIFLTTTLFTGFSLFSAITVVLTVFMIVVNIGGLMYWWNIELNAVSLVNLVMASGISVEFSSHMIHSYLKSTSSTRIERVSEILNKMGSSVFSGITLTKIIGILVLAFSKTQIIQVFYFRMYLGIVIFGAVHGLIFLPVLLSFIGPENA, from the exons ATGAATCGCCGCGGTGGAACGTATATCGTCGCGTTGTTGTCGCTCGCGCTCTACCAAGCGTTTACGTTGACGAATGCCGAGGAAAAATACGCTTGCATATGGTACGGAGACTGTGGTGTATCGGGCAACGTGCATCTAACGTGCGCTTACGACGGCCCACCTCAGCTCATCAACAATTTGACAGCGCAACAGCGTTTGCGCGCTAAATGTCCGCAATATTTCGAAAATACGG ATCCGAACGGACCGGCATTGTGTTGCGACGCCGATAATATTGACAATTTAGTTACGCAATTGAACATGGCCGAAGGTATCTTTGGCAGATGCCCAACGTGcgtaaaaaatttctataaactgaTATGCGATTTAAGCTGTAGCCCCGAACAGAGTCGATTTCTGCGAGTGACGAAGACCGAGGAAAATTCGGAAGGCAAAGAATACGTGAGAGAAATCGAG ATATATATCGATGAACAGTACATGAACGATACTTTCGATTCCTGCAAGGGTGTCGTTAATCCAACGAGCGGCGTGTTAGCCATGGATTTGGCTTGCGGTGAGCACGGAGCCAGTCGATGTACGCCAAAATT GTGGTACGAGTATCAAGGCGATCCCGACGCTAACACGTTCATAAGTTTTCGAATGATTTACAAGCATTCCCCGAACGGCTCGCTGGAATTGTGGAACAAGACGGCGAAAGCGTGCAACGAATCGTACGAC GATTCGTTAGCGTGCAGCTGCGTCGATTGTCCTGCGGCCTGCCCCTTCCTCCAGTTATTGGAACTCGATTCTGGTTTCCTCATTTTCGGATACAGCGGTTACGGAATAGTAGCGGGAATTCTGGCTATCCTTTTCGTCGCATCCGCGACAGCAGCTTATGTAATTTCGCAAAGAACATCGCATTTCG ACGTTCCCGAGAAGAAGCAGGCAAAGAACGACGACGAACGAGAGCGATCGGTCGAGCGACATCGGGCAAAATGGTACTTTCTTCCCTGGACAAAATTTCACGACGCGTTTCACGTATTTTTTGCTGCTTGGGGAAAAG CGTTCGCGAAATATCCGGTCGTTGTATTATTCGCGTCTTCGTACGTGTTGCTGGGATTGAGCTACGGAATCCAGTACCTGACTATAACGAGCGATCCGATCGAAATTTGGGCGGCGCCAACCAGCAGAGCCAGGCTCGAAAAAGATTACTTCGACTCGCATTTTCAACCTTTCTATAGAACCGAACAGATTTACGTGAAATCCGTCGGACTGAACAAG GTAGTTCACAACACGTCGAGCGGTGTCCTCGAATTCGGCCCAGTCTTTAACAAGGAATTTTTACTGGCAGTCTACGATCTGCAAAACAAGGTGCTTCGA CTTGGACAAGAGGACGGAGAAGGCTTGGAGCGTATATGTTACGCTCCGGTTCGAAGCGACTTTACCGGACCCGTTACTCTCGACTTGTGCACGGTCCAAAGCGTGTGGGGATATTTTCAAAACGATCTCGATCGTTTCAACCAAACGGTTCAGTTCGATTCCTACGAAATCAATTATTTGGATCAACTGTACGCGTGCGCCCA GAATCCGTTCAATCCCGGATGTTTGGCGCCGTACAAGGGACCTGTTCTGCCCGCGTTAGCCTACGGAGGATTTCTCCGAGAAAACGAATTCAACTACGACTCGAACGATTACATCGAAGCGACGGGACTGATATTATCGTTTCTGGTGAAAAACTCGCTAAACGAATCGGTGCTCGAATCGACGCACAAATGGGAACAACG ATTCATCGATTTCATGAAAGAATGGAACGCGAACGAACGGCCGGAATTTATGGACGTAGCCTATACCACGGAAAAGTCGATACAAGACGAGTTGGAACGATCGTCGAAGGCCGAAACGTCGACGGTGCTTTACAGCTACGTCGTCATGTTCGTTTACGTCGCGTTCGCGCTCAGCAAGCTGAAATATTCTATCAAAGAATATCTC GCCAACAGTAAAATGATGATCAGCATCGGCGGAGTGGTGATAGTAATAGCCTCCGTAGCTTCTTCCATCGGCGTGTTCGGCTACATCGGAGTACCCACCAGCCTGCTTACGATCGAG GTAATCCCGTTCTTGGTATTGGCCGTGGGAGTggacaatatatttattttggttCAAACTCACGAAAGAAATCCGAAACGTACCCAAGAATCGATACCTGATCATATCGGAAGAATCATGGCAAAAGTTGGCCCATCGATGTTGCTTACCAGTACTTCCGAATGCCTCTGTTTCCTGATCG GAACGTTGTCCTCGATGCCGGCGGTAAACACTTTTTCCCTCTACGCCTCCTTgtcaattttcataaatttccttCTACAAATGACGGCTTTCGTTAGTCTGATGGCACTGGACGAGCAACGATTCGAG AACAATCTTTCGGATTTGTTTTGCTGCGTGAAAACGAATAAACAGGATACCACCGAAGACGAGGACTTTGGATTGGTGCACGCGATATTTCAGCGATTTTATACGCCGTGCCTGATGAAAACGCCGGTTAGAATAACCGTATTGGTCGTATTCTTTGTCGCTCTCGTCGCACACCTCGTGCTCGTACCAAACATATCTATCGGTTTGGATCAAAAGCTCTCGATGCCCGAAGATTCTTAcgtcttaaaatattttcag TTTATGGAAGATCTATTGTCGATGGGTGCGCCCGTCTACTTCGTGGTCACTCCTGGTCTCAACTATAGCCGCAGGAACGTTCAAAACGTAATTTGCGGCGGTCAAGGATGCAACACCGATTCCCTTTATACGCAGATCCATTCGGCATCCAAACAACCCGACAC ATCGTACTTGTCGAAATCCTCTTCGTCTTGGATAGACGATTACATAGATTGGTCAGGGATCGACGGTTGCTGTAAATTCTTCCGGAACAATCAGTCCTTTTGTCCGCATACGAAAG ATACTTGCGATCCATGCGACGTCGGTTTCGACGGTTCTCGACCGAACGAATACAGTTTCCGCAAATATTTGCCGTACTTCCTGCAAGACATTCCGGACGAGACTTGCGCGAAAGCTGGACGAGCCTCCTACCTGGAC GGAATTAATTTGTACGTCGATGAACACGGGCTAACGGATGTCGGCGACAGCTATTTCATGGGATATCATACTCCGATGAAAAAGTCGAGCGATTGGTACGAATCGCTGAAATCGTCTCGAACGATCGCCGACAACATTACGAGGATGATAAACGAGAATCGATTAACCGACCAGAGCATAACCGTGTTTCCATACAG CGTCTTTTACGTATATTACGAGCAATACCTGACAATTTGGCGAGAAACGTTATCCTCCTTGGGTCTGTCTCTCTGCATCATTTTCCTGACGACCACCCTTTTCACGGGATTCTCGCTGTTTTCGGCGATAACGGTGGTGCTCACGGTATTCATGATCGTCGTAAACATAGGTGGTCTCATGTATTGGTGGAACATCGAACTGAACGCGGTGTCTCTCGTCAATTTGGTAATG GCATCCGGCATATCGGTGGAGTTTTCCAGTCACATGATACATTCTTACTTGAAATCTACGTCGAGTACTAGAATCGAGCGTGTGTCCGAAATCCTGAATAAAATGGGAAGTTCG GTTTTCTCCGGTATCACGTTGACGAAAATTATCGGAATTCTGGTATTGGCATTCTCCAAAACTCAAATCATCCAAGTCTTTTATTTCAGGATGTATTTGGGTATCGTGATTTTTGGCGCTGTTCATGGCTTAATATTTCTGCCCGTCTTGCTAAGTTTCATAG GTCCTGAGAATGCGTGA